A region of the Vigna unguiculata cultivar IT97K-499-35 chromosome 9, ASM411807v1, whole genome shotgun sequence genome:
TTTATACTTGGTGTtcactattttcatttttttcttgtttcgttttgataattaatatgtaatacATTGTAGGattttaaaatgtatcaaaatgaatcaaaatccATAATTGGTAAGAGCGAGGTAGATGTTTACCTAGATGAACCAACAATAGATGATGAAGAAAGTGAAGATTTTGATGTACTCAAATATTGGAAGACTAATGAGAAAAAATTCCCTATGTTGTCTATAATGGCTCGAGATGTGCTTAGTATTCCCATTACTACTGTGGCATCAGAGTCAGCTTTTAGCAAAGGTGGGCATGTACTTTCCAAATATAGAAGCTCTATTCTTCCTGATCATGTGCAAATGTTGATTTGTACTCAAAGTTGGTTATACGGACTTTCTGAAAATCCTAGTGgtaagtttatatattattgtttttaaaattactttacaTTGTATAATTAACTCTAGACTAATAGTTTGATTATCTGTTAATTGTTTCTGAGATAGATGAAGTTGTGCATGATATTTTTGGACATGAGGGAATCACTGATGAGTCTAAACTTCTTGAAGATGTTGAAGATTAACAGGTTCAATTACTGCTTCACAAGAACATGTTTTTagcttttgttttcttttgaaaagcaTTACTATTTTAGATTCAGATATTTTACATAGTCATTATATATGTAAATCTGTGAAATATATGTTTAGATCTTCAATGGATTTGATATGAATCTATTTGACAACCAAAGTAAGCATTGATAACTATAATTAGCATTGATAACTATAATTAGCAGTGACTGAGTAATATAGTGtattttgttagaaaattttcaaaatgaagaTATCAAAACATATCTCTAGAAAATGACAGAccttgaagatgaaaaaaaatgtcttcgactgttttttatttattttagaatcaaaaatttatttattgctTTGATAGAAATAATTTTTCAGATTTATAAGGTTAGAAAAGACCACAAACCTTGACCAAAACAGTATAATTTTTACATGTAagttactttatttttgtttttccattgtattttacttttcatattGTCCTTTATTTGTTCCATGTGCCAAATTTCTATCCATTAGTCAATCTTGCTTTTCAAATTATCTTTCAAAGTGTGTCTCCAATCAACTCTCGTTATAGGCTGCATAATTGTcaagttttatttaatgaaaatggaTTATATCGTGCTTTTCTGTCATTCAGGCTagaatatttaatgaaaatggattatgttcagTTTCATATTTTGAGTTTGGTTTCAAGGAAGATATAGATACGACTATTTGGAAAGCATTTCAGTAAGATCTAGAGGGAGTTcttcaaaatagaaaagaaatcatGGAAACTTCTATAATCTAGATTTAATATGACAGAATAAAACCCCTGTAGTTTCATAGGTTAATGATCGCAATATTTGGATAGGCATggttgtttccttttttttttgtgcttttggttATGTAGTAAGGTTCACCTATGACTAGTAGCATGTGGGTGAATTTGGATTTTAGCTTTTTGGTGGAGTTTTGTTTCGCGGTGTCTATTGTGATGTTGGCTGATCTGTTTCACTAATAATTTCAGAAGTACTTCCTTATTTCTTGTGTTATAGATTTCATGATTTTGAAAAGGGGATggcattaataacaaaaaatttgttttcaccATTTCCTTTACAAAATTTACAGAGTTTTGCGcgaaatagttttattttgcatatttgAGGATGTTGAATATACCAGTTTGAACAGAGAATAATACTGCTAAAAAACTGAAGTTTGATGTTTCAAACCATGAAAGTGAATTGCCTAGTTTCTCATccttagtttattttaaattccgAACTTGATTTTATTGTTCTTTCTATTTAGTTtgtgattataatatattatttgtacaCCATGtgattgaaaatttaatttggacAGTCCATCACTGGCGCCACAAGAAGCATGATTATTTTGGAGTGTAAACATGACTTGATACTATTTTCTGTTACatacataataaatttaaactcCCACATGATGTGGTGGATGATATTAAACTGATATGCCGAGTAGAAAAATTCACACTGATTTTTTGAAAAGAACCATTTGCTACTGCTATTGTTTCAAGCCATGAAAAGAACCATTTGCGAATGCTATTGTTTCTAGCCATCTAAGTTGCTATTCTGTACAAATATTTGCTATCTGGTGGTGCCTAGTCAGAGTGTTATGCCAAAAAAAATGGTAGTTGAGCAACAAACTATGTAAATCTTGGAAGATACATGGAATTGCGATTCATGCCATGACTAAAATGCTTGAGCAagaattttggtttaattttcaCTAATTTTTACTCAAAAATCTTCTTTCATAAGCCAtacattttgtatttatatctacttacatggttttttttttttccattgacAAAGGGTACTCTTATTGAGCACTtagactaattttttttgttcttttgttttcCAGTGATATCAAAATATCTTAGTAAGGACAACATAGACTTTGACCATCATACTTGAAGTGGCTGTATCCAGGCAATCTATGATGTCTTCTATAGCTCAAGCTATTAGAGTGTTATTCTTAAGGTCTATTAGCTATTGGATCTTTGGATGAAAGGATATGTTAATGATAATATCCTTTTATGAATGGAAAAACAGTATAATTGTGAATGTGTTGTATGAAATCACATCTCTTTTTGGCATGGATTGTTCtgatttatgtttaaatttaagtgagtgatgtttttatttctcttgCAATGGCTGgtacaattaattgagatttGGAAGCTTGGACTTttgtcatataattttttttcatgtttatagAAAAGCTCATAGGCTGGCCCAAGCTCACAGGACTTTTGTGAACTTTTTAGCCCTGTGAGCTTTTTTAGTGGGGGGCATTTTGGCCCTGTGGGTTTTTTTAGCCCCAGCCCACATGGGCCAGGGCCAAGCCGTATGAGTGGGGCTaaattgcttggttttagaTTATGCACTTAAATCTATCTATTCAACCCGTGAACAAATTATAACAGTTcacttttctaaaattattctttatcaTATAgactgaaatttattaaaactcaAAACACTTTTTTCCATAGTATCTTCTTGTTACCTCTCCTTTTCTTGTATATCATATCCCTGATCTAtagttttctctcttttttccttATTAGAAAACTTCTGACAACgttagatttattttagaaaatatagtgttattttttttttctcgtggGCTTtctatttagtttttcttttgacAGTGCGATAAGAGACTCTGGTCCCACTTTGTGACTATATGGAGTCAATTTGAAGAGCAGATTCACTGGAGTGCAAGCATTTCTAATAACTTGCCAACTATCTGGATCTGTTCTTATACTTTAACCAAACTGCATAAGAACTCCTCATAGCAAGTCAACATATTACAGTACAAATTTCAAAAACCATAGTTCATACATTCATAGGAGTTAATCTTAAAATATGATGAAGTAAATAAGAAAGTGTGCATTGTACGTATGAGTTGCAGGTTTTGGGGTGAATTGCTAAAGCGTGATGCATGGTTTACCACCATTGTAGGGAGAAAAGGGAAGTTGGGAAGTAAAGGTTTGGAATTTTACACCTTACAAAATTCCCTTCACCATCATCCATTCTTATTCCTTCACGTGTCCCCCAAAACTACACAACGAATCCCAGCCACACCTCTTCTACATAACCCTCAACCAACAACATTATTCTCTTATCCTAAATCCTTATTCAACCTTAATTTCCCCGTTTTTCAACAATGGAATCCCATGCCTCCAATTCAAACTCTCATCCCAATAACAGCAATAACAgcaacaaccaccaccaccacccgcCTAGATTCAAACCCAGCCAACCCATCTCCGACCGGATAGTCCGTGCCCTCCGCCACCGTCTCCGCCTCCTCCACCGTGCCGGCTCCACCTTCTTCATATTCGGCGCCACCGGTAACGTGTACACGGTCACCCTCTCCTCGACCCCCTCCTGCACCTGCCCTGATCGTACAACCCCATGCAAGCACATCCTCTTTGTTTTCATTCGAGTTCTGGGCGTCTCCCTTGACGATGTCTGTCTAAGGAGGAGGACCCTTCGTCCCTGCCAGCTCCAACGCCTCCTCGGCAAGCCCACGTTGCCGGAGGCGGTGGCGGGGGGCAGCCTCCGGCAGAGGTTCCACCAACTGTTCTTGGGTGGAGGATCAAGAAAGGCAGAGATAGAGACGGAGGAGGGTGCGACGTGCCCGGTTTGCCTTGAGGAAATGGTGAAGGAGCAAAAGCTGGTTGCTTGTGGGACATGTCGTAACCCTATTCATGAAGAGTGCTTGATGCGGTGGAAGAGAAGCAGGGGAAGAAGATCGGCGAGTTGTGTGATTTGTAGAGCGCGGTGGAGGGACAGGGCGGAGCAGGATCAGTATCTGAACCTTTCTGCGTATGTTAGTGAAGATGACATGGCAGAACCTGCTGGGGGACTCTGCACTGGCTGAGTTTCATGTACATAATGTGTGGTTAATGAATCATAATCAAAATTAACTCAAATTGTTTATGCTGCAATTATGATTAGTCAGAATACTTGTGTATTGTTTCTGTATAGTTCATActtcttttatccttttataGTCTTCAAATATAGAACAACACCAGTTTCCTTGCTTTTGTTTTCACTAAACACATACTCTgcaatttggttcttttcaaaatggaaaaaaaaaagagagtcaTAGTTGGACATAACAGAGGTGTTTTACTAGGAGAAAGATGAAAGACAGAAAACATATACCGATTCAAACGTTAAGCTACTGTCAAAATTAATCATAAGTTATAACGCTGATTTTGACAAAAAtggaaattttcattttttgaataaatataaCTCATTTCGAGTAAAAATATAGATTTGTTTTAATCAATTGcgtaaatttaattgtttaaactttatattttaatttgttgaaaataGAATGCTTTTGAAATATTAGTTCGTTTAAAATTATTACCAAATCTTAAATTAAATGACACTAAATTGTAAATGTCAACTTAATTCCATCCTTTTACATGATTAGAAATAATGATATAGAATATTATGGGATgtactttttattctttttaaatgaaatggtCTGAGAGGAACGTTCGATTTCCAAATAAATCtccaatataatttaaaatgaatttagtaatatttgaattttcagaaaatatttattttttaaaaattctttgaaatttaatgaaagaattatttatttttatctataatctataacaattaataaagaaaatactcTTAAAGTTAGTTTTttatatacacttttttttgctattttaaataacaataaattaactatttttacaaGTAATTATAGAAATTCCATTCCTATTTCatttagaatatttatttaaaagattaaaaataagaaaaaataagagataaataaataaatgttatatatatatatatatatattataattccattttatttattatagtaatGGTTAGATagaaaattgtaattttattttattattgaaaaagtGTGTACATAACGTTTCCACAAGTTTTAAATAaagtcaaatgaaataaaatttattgacttAAAAACGAACGAAAGGTTCTTTCAAACTGAATtcatgtgttattttttttataatttttttattttaaacattagattaattagtttagttttaaaatttatgaggATAATTGGTCTAGCTTATTATACAAGACAAGTTTCtactatataattttttatatatttaacaagtATTTGGCAGATTATACACCTAtttgaataaatgaaaaataaatgcaaatcatataaaatcaatgtattactattttaaatatataaagttaaacttcatgtttttccaaaatagtaaattaaaatataagatcattcttaaatatttaaagatagtATAAATGGATtgatttaagaataaaaatacttCCAATCATGTATAATATTacttaatgtaaaataaaaaattattataattttaataaatttaaaattaaactaatataattttctttttcttgtcaTCTTTTGGATTTATTTGTGAGAGTAAAATATcgtttgtgttttattttaatttttttcgtgTCTCGTATTGAGAGCTATATGTATGTACATACTTTGGGATAAACAGCGTGTGTCGTGGCTTTGTGAGTTCTCATCGGAAGCAATGGAGGACGCCGGGAAACCTCATAAGTCCGGCAACCCATCGCGTAAGGTGGTTGATTTGGCTGCCGGAGAAGCACACAATCTCATTCTTACTGGTGAGTAGgccaattaatttttttgggaaagaaaattgaaatttcaaatttcattgtTTGTGTGAAGTGTCGAGTTGAGGGTTGAATTGTTTGCTGTGATTTGAAGGTGATGGCGGTGTTTACAGTTGGGGTAGGGGAATGTTTGGAAGGATTGGGAATGGCTCAGAAAAGGACGAGCTTTTTCCAGTGCAACTCAACTTTGGAAACGCAAACCCAAATGGAACACAAGACAATGTCAAGATCGTGGGAATTGCTGCTGGTGCTTATCATAGTCTCGCTCTTTCAGGTTATCTAATACTTCACACTTTTCAATTTCCCCCTTTTTATATAGATATCCTAACGACTAAACTTAGGTGCGTTTCTTTGGATGCTATTAGTTATGTACTCCAATGAGATATAATCTCGTCTTCTAAAATCTGCACAAAAAATGCTTGCCTAAATGGTCAATATAAATTATCCAGATGCAGTTTCAATTTTGATAAGATAACAAAACAGCTAACTGCATGTAAGTTTTGTTCTATCTAGAGAAAGAAAAGTCGAGTGCAGTTCTTTGAGTGTCTTCAGTGTTGTTCCTTGAATAGATCtatcattttttgaaaattgtcTTCTGATTAAAATTGTGGTGTAACGTTCTGGCCagaaatagatgaaataaactCCAAATTGATTTTTGTTCAAGAATAAAACTTAATACATCAGACCTTGTTTCTCTTTTGCTGAATTCTTAGGTCACCTGGacaagaacaaataaaaattcatcagAATATAGTTACTTACTTCCTCAGCTTATTGTTATTAAGAGGAACAGTTCATCTTATTAATTTTCATCTTAAATGCTCCATAACGAGCAGGTGACCTCCTGCagtataatttcattttcattgttGTTTGCTGAAATGTGAACACAGaagtcaaataataaagtgTTGTCTGCTAACTCAGATTTCcagatttgaatttttttccctTGATGGTAACTCTGGCTAAAGTTTCCCAATTATTAGTAACCTTGTTGCCAACCCATCATAAGACTGATGAGGGTATTCTTGAATATAGATTTGTCAAACAGATGTGAAACACATCTATTGTAACTTAGGCTGGTTCTTCTGATTTGAATTTGAAGGTATTCCACCATCTAATTCTTCAGTCTGTGTTGACAGATGATGGAGCTGTTTGGTCTTGGGGTTACAATTTCTGTATCCTTAATATGCTTGAAATCCATTGGTTCATCTCAGTTAATATATATCGCTTGTTTTTACTTTAGAAGTTTGTTGAATTTATGCTCTGTACTGGCACCTACACCCTTGACTACTGTATGGATGGTCAACTTGGTACAAATGTAGAGGAATCACATGACAATGAATATGATGTTGGAGACTATTGTTTAGTGCCCCGCTTACTGAACAGTTTTGTTGAATTGCACACTGTCAATTCTTCATCGGGTGTGTCTGAAACAGAAGCCAAAACATCACTTAAGGTATAAACGAGTTGCATTCATTTTCTTAATCTAAAACGGAAACCAAGGTGACTTCACACCGTTCAACTTTCACAGATATGTGCTGTCAAAGCTGGAGGAATGATGTCTCTGGCCATTGATAACCGTGGAACCCTTTGGATGTGGGGAAACTGCCCACAACAAAGTAAAGAAGGTGAGTTAGCACTCGTAAGCAGTTTCACTCCAACTCCAGTTCTGGATTTTCTGGGTCGATCTGTTGTCAAGGTTGCATGTGGAAATGAGCATATCGTAGCACTGGTTAGTGCTGGCGGATCATACAATGGTGAAGATCTAGTATGCTACTCTTGGGGTTATAATACCCGTGGTCAATTAGGGTTGGGGGATAGAGAGAAGAGGCTGCATCCGGAAGTTGTTAAAACATTTGATGAGGAGTCACCCTATGAGGTGGCATGTGGCGCCTATCACACTGCTTTGCTCACTCGTGTAAAGAAAACTAGTGACACATTAGAGAGCACATGCTGGACCTTTGGCCTTGGAGATAATGGCCAACTTGGGCATGGAACAACACAAAGCACATTATTTCCTACACCTGTTAAAGAATTGCCACGAAATATATCCCTTATTTGTGTTGACTGTGGTTTGTTTCATACAAGCGTAGTTTCCTCAGATGGGGATGTGTGGTCATGGGGAATGGAGAAGGGTCTTGGCTTATGCCCTGATGCTAGTCGAGCTGGAACAGATTCTGGTGATGCACTGTCTCCCCGTCTTATGTCATGGAAGCCAAATCAACCTAAATTTCCAGATCCAGTTAAACTTGCATGTGGGGCAGCACATACTGTTATAATTGCGAAAGGGGGATATAGAATGTGGTCTTGGGGTAGGGGAAGAAGTGGAGTTCTTGGAGATGGTAAAGGAATAGATTGTTACACTCCCACGCTCGTACTATGGCCCCAAATGATGGAGGACTCTGAGGAAGAGGAAGTAAAAGGCGATGGTGAACAAGATAAGGCTAGAGAAAATGAGACTGAAGCAACAAATGAAGTAGAAGAGAAACTATCCTCAGCATTGAATGAGCTGAAGCTGCTTCAAACAAAGTTATCTGTGATTAGAAAATATGCCAGTATACTACATGGTTCTGTTTTTGGAAAGCCCTTTGATGAGCAAGATATCCCTGATTCGTTGCAGAATTCAGGTTCATTTGACATTGGAAAAGAATGGGAGAAGATGTTAGGGACTGCAGATCATAGGAAGCTAATTAGGTTGGAAATGTTTTACCGAGACATGCTTGCTGGAGTAAAAGATGAACTAATGAAGAGAAGGATCAAGGAAATTGTAAAGGAGTGTCTCCAATCTTCAGAGGCGTAAAATCAGTATCTAAATGTAAAACATGATACCATTCTGAACAAAAGGatttcacataaaaagtaatgagcTATTTGATCATTCCATTTTGCACCATTGGTATGTCCATTTACTACTCactcttgttgatcattttaTTTGCACTTGTTTTATTCGGTACCACATTATCTGTATTACAATCTCCCCACCCAAACCTTACCTTTCTTCCGTTATACGGTGTGTCTTTGCACATAAATGACCCTTACGTGTTTAATGCCAGTGGAACTCGCAGAAACAAAACGAAAACGACAATATCGTTAATTTTGCGTATCAATTTTTGTCACATTCTTAGTTTTACGATACCAGatataaaacagaaaaaataaaattattacagcATATAGCatacatttgattttaattttttatcaaaccaggaaaatatatttgagaatTCATATCTCCAATTTCCTGATCCACAACACATTTTTATACTACAAGCAAGATGTTACGCTTTTCGTTTTTCACTTCTACATTTAACGAGCCATtcttccctttttctttttgttcaaatCATAAGTGTAAAGCTAAATGAATTTGCTGTACAAGTGCCTATAATTCAGAAATTTGTTTGTCATCGCGGCATTTATGTAACTTTGGCTAttagtttcataatttttaattttttggtggGTCACtaaagtgtaaaattttatacGATTGGTACAATAAGAGCAATCAATTATTCCGGTCCCGCTGGATAATGAGAACCCGGTGATTGCGTTTTCCAAACTCAAGCACCTAAAGGTGCTTTAGCTGTCCACACATGGCACATCTCAACATTCCATACCAGAAACTTCCTTCGGATAAGTCCAAAAACCAAATATGTCTGACTAAAGAAAGATGTATGTATTACATAAGAGTGCTGCattagcatatatatatatatatatatatatatatatatatatatatatatatatatatatatatatatatatatatatatatatatatacaatgtTAAATCCCAGTTTACAATCAATGCCAGCCTTTTCATTCATACTAAGAAAAAGTTGCATAAACTTCAATCAACAAATGGGCTATATTATACAATTCCTGCATTTCATACTAGTAGAAGGGGAAACCCAATCCAAAGGAATTTAACAAAAGAATAATGAGAACGTAGgatatcattttcatattatatagaGAGAactctcaaaaaaaaaaaaaaacttaagctAAACGCAGAATAAACCACCGTGAGATATCTCTAGTAATAATTAATGAATCAGAAAGAATATTCAACTACCTTCCCAGATAAGCCAGCCATAATCATGGCCCACATTTATGCTGCCTCACTTCAGACTTGGAGAATATGCTGCCGATAGCACTAAGGCTCTGGACAATATTCCCAATGTCTAGCAGGACGGACCCATCCTGACGTAGGTCTTGCTGAACAACTCACATAAATTACCTGCTTGGCAACGTCGCACTAAACACCAGCAGAACCAGACAGTTAACAGATCGTATATCCCACTCCCAAGTACATCACAGTTTGCCATTCCATAAACTAGTTCTCAGGGTTGTTAAAGTTTCTTAGGTAGATCATATACCTTTTTCAGAAACTTGGAAGCTGATTCATCATTTCTATAGCATAAAACACGTAACAATGTGTTTGGTTCTGACGGATTCCACTGTCCTGAAGTGGGAGGTAATGGAAGTTTAGACCTGGCGGAGGATTTATACGTCTCCATGGTCAACCGTCTAAACTGCTCTATGAGGGTCTCTGTGTCAGTTCTGAAAAGGGGAAGGATAGACCTCGCAGTTGTTGAAAACTTATCTATTAATTCAGAAGGCAAGCCATCCCCATTTGCCCAAAACAATTCCTTCAGAAATTTGAAATCATCCTCGATGATCTGAGAATCCTTCCGGTTAAAAGCACGCGAGGGGCCTCCAGCAAGCAATACAAGCAAAAATCCATCAAAGGAAGCTCTCATTATTTCAGTAACAATTCGTGTGCGAATTTTTTCATGAACAGTATCTGAAATGAACATTAATTTCCGTTCAAGTTCCTGAAGGTATGGCTCAATTCTTGAAGATGATGGATCCCCAACGTACAAACTATCCAATAAAACATGGCCTAGATCATGGAAGACAATTCTATACGCTGCAGCCTCGCAGAGTTGCTGAATTCCTTCAAGACACGCAGCTGGAGATAGTTCAAACTTCTTTGCTAATCCATTTGAAAAATCTTCCACGTGAGCAGATTCAGAGTTCCGTAGAAGAGTAATTATTCTCTTTTCCAGAACATCAAATTCACCCAGGATCCACTGCAAAGTATTTATGCGAACACAGAATTGTGGTATTCCAGAAGAGCTATCCCCATTTGTTGCAACCTGAGGGTTTCTCTTCTGAGGATTTGGagatttatcttttttcttcccAAAGCCCTGAAACTTTGAACCGATAGTGCACCTGGTCAACGCTGGCATTGTTGGAAGAAATGTGTTTCGTGATCCTGAATATTAAAACAAAGAATAGTTACTAAAGATGCCAAATATCAGAGCTCCAGTGCTCAACTATAAAATTTCAACATCATTTACCACAGCCAGATTTTGCTTTGATGACATAATACTGAAGGCATTTGTCAAGGCCATTCATCACTTCAGGAAGCATTGCAGGATGCATGGGTATCGGAAGCTGAAAGAAAGCATCCAAAGTCTCATTTATAATCCGCAAAACATCAACAGCGGATGGAGCATATCCTTCCTGATTTGCTTGAGGACTCCAAACCTAGGATTGGATAACACAGTAAACTAAGTTAGTTCATGACATGGGCATTCAATTAATGCAGATAACCAGAAAACACGAAAAACAAACACATGCTATCTCTAATCAATTAAGAGAATATCATCATGCAAAGAAATACACAACATACAAATGTTcaaaaatgaatttatgatgTTTCATCTGTAAAATCATGAGCCTATGGACAAACAACTTCACCAAGTACTTAACCAATAAGTTCCCATCACACGAGAGCTTTTGctatatatttgataataaaaatgttgaaataaGGTAAAGGGATTATCTTGGTAATCTTTACAAAGAAACTTATAGCTCTTCTCAAGAGTTTCTAGGAATTATAAGGTGTTTTCAAAATCTCCAATAATCTCCATAAAAGTTCTTCCAACCCCCTCCTAATTTGTATCAAAATGCTCATCCGCAACAATTCTCATAGGTAATAGTGCCAATGAAAATTATCAACtggtaataaaagaaaagataatggATGCAAACCTCTTGCTGCAGATTTCTATCGACCCACTCCTTTAGTCTGTCTATTCTAGTTTTAATCCATATTTTCACAAGATTAGCAATTGCCCCTTCAGCCTCATAAGGAGGCATCTCACGGATAATTGCTTTACCACCATCATCGCTTTCCACTGAATCCTCCACTGCTATCTGCACAAGGTCTTTCTCTAACTGATCGGCAGCTCGCAACACTTGAACCGCATCAGGTGTCAATTCTGTGATACCTGATATGAACTGCTTTAATTCGTTTCCATAGCATGAGTGAAGGGTGGCTACAGCAAGACCTGCTGCCAAAGGATGCCACCTCTTAAGTATTGGACTGAAGACTTGTTTTTCATTGATTGCCAGGCTACCTACATCCTTCGCAAGGATGGCAAGGACAGGGAGAGCATTTGGCTGATTTTTGGATGCTCTCCTGCTGGAGTCTGCCTTCTCCATTATCTATGCAGCAGCAAAACAAGCATATTTCAGCATATACATTCATTAAAATACAGAGAGGCTGATAGATCAAGAATTTAACATGAAACTAAAGGCATAAATGTATTTACAATCAAAATCTATCAACACAACCAAAC
Encoded here:
- the LOC114164222 gene encoding uncharacterized protein LOC114164222, whose amino-acid sequence is MESHASNSNSHPNNSNNSNNHHHHPPRFKPSQPISDRIVRALRHRLRLLHRAGSTFFIFGATGNVYTVTLSSTPSCTCPDRTTPCKHILFVFIRVLGVSLDDVCLRRRTLRPCQLQRLLGKPTLPEAVAGGSLRQRFHQLFLGGGSRKAEIETEEGATCPVCLEEMVKEQKLVACGTCRNPIHEECLMRWKRSRGRRSASCVICRARWRDRAEQDQYLNLSAYVSEDDMAEPAGGLCTG
- the LOC114162755 gene encoding protein unc-13 homolog, translated to MAHLFRDLSLGHSKRDTTPPTIMPPKPSALSSADDLPSPLGQLAANLSDSDLSLTAFEIFVAACRTSSGKPLSSVPNHSAANSPGQNSPNSQALQRSITSTAASKVKKAFGLKSPGSASRKSPGSGSASGSGQGKPKRPLTVGELMRNQMRVSEAMDSRVRRALLRISAGQVGRRIESVVVPLELLQQLKASDFTDQQEYVEWQKRTLKVLEAGLILHPQMPLDKSNSAAQRLRQIIHAALDKPIETGKNTESMQVLRSAVMSLANRSYDGSYADSCHWADGIPLNLRLYEMLLQSCFDANDESSVIEEFDELMEQIKKTWGILGLNQTLHNLCFTWVLFHRFVVTGQLDLELLSAADGQLAEVAKDAKTTKDAEYSKVLSSTLTSILGWAEKRLLAYHETFDRGNVETMQGIVSLGVAAAKILVEDISNEYRRRRRNDVNVARERIETYIRSSLRTAFAQIMEKADSSRRASKNQPNALPVLAILAKDVGSLAINEKQVFSPILKRWHPLAAGLAVATLHSCYGNELKQFISGITELTPDAVQVLRAADQLEKDLVQIAVEDSVESDDGGKAIIREMPPYEAEGAIANLVKIWIKTRIDRLKEWVDRNLQQEVWSPQANQEGYAPSAVDVLRIINETLDAFFQLPIPMHPAMLPEVMNGLDKCLQYYVIKAKSGCGSRNTFLPTMPALTRCTIGSKFQGFGKKKDKSPNPQKRNPQVATNGDSSSGIPQFCVRINTLQWILGEFDVLEKRIITLLRNSESAHVEDFSNGLAKKFELSPAACLEGIQQLCEAAAYRIVFHDLGHVLLDSLYVGDPSSSRIEPYLQELERKLMFISDTVHEKIRTRIVTEIMRASFDGFLLVLLAGGPSRAFNRKDSQIIEDDFKFLKELFWANGDGLPSELIDKFSTTARSILPLFRTDTETLIEQFRRLTMETYKSSARSKLPLPPTSGQWNPSEPNTLLRVLCYRNDESASKFLKKVYDLPKKL
- the LOC114164294 gene encoding ultraviolet-B receptor UVR8, whose amino-acid sequence is MYILWDKQRVSWLCEFSSEAMEDAGKPHKSGNPSRKVVDLAAGEAHNLILTGDGGVYSWGRGMFGRIGNGSEKDELFPVQLNFGNANPNGTQDNVKIVGIAAGAYHSLALSDDGAVWSWGYNFYGQLGTNVEESHDNEYDVGDYCLVPRLLNSFVELHTVNSSSGVSETEAKTSLKICAVKAGGMMSLAIDNRGTLWMWGNCPQQSKEGELALVSSFTPTPVLDFLGRSVVKVACGNEHIVALVSAGGSYNGEDLVCYSWGYNTRGQLGLGDREKRLHPEVVKTFDEESPYEVACGAYHTALLTRVKKTSDTLESTCWTFGLGDNGQLGHGTTQSTLFPTPVKELPRNISLICVDCGLFHTSVVSSDGDVWSWGMEKGLGLCPDASRAGTDSGDALSPRLMSWKPNQPKFPDPVKLACGAAHTVIIAKGGYRMWSWGRGRSGVLGDGKGIDCYTPTLVLWPQMMEDSEEEEVKGDGEQDKARENETEATNEVEEKLSSALNELKLLQTKLSVIRKYASILHGSVFGKPFDEQDIPDSLQNSGSFDIGKEWEKMLGTADHRKLIRLEMFYRDMLAGVKDELMKRRIKEIVKECLQSSEA